ATCATCTAGGATCACTCTCTAGctcagaggttctcaaactgggtgccgcggCACCCTGGAGTGccacggacagtgcctaggggtgccacaagatcatcatgaatttttaatcatttttttatgttagtctgcatttaaAACTCAAGTTAATCTAATTCGACTGATGAGTTCTTtttgggcatgtactgtaccgtatgttaattttggtttgagtatggataataattttaattcattaatcaaagaaatttaaacaggtacaattgtgTATAAGAAGTTAAATCAtgtgagaaggggggggggggtgaaaaagggGTGTCACGATGGGTTTAtatatataagttcagggtgccatcactgaaaaaagattgagaatCTCTGCTCTAGCTCACTTCCGTACATgggtctccctcttttttttttctccttcctttttttttcaagtcacccacacacacgcacgtgcaCATGCGCGCCCACACATCCACACAGGTTGCACGTCATGCACAGCAGCTTGCGGTaaggtgggggtgggagggtggggggggctgcCATCATACTTTGtgatgcccataaaataaagtggttgagacgtcacacacacacacacacacacacacacacacacacacacacacacacacctttttgtggatctaaatataaataaatgatgcaggtgtttctgagtgagatgggacgtgaaATGAATGTGGCTGTtgagaggactggaagggagtggatgctgctgctgctggggctgagtggacgaatggacgagtgattaaggcagtgaaagagttcttggagagcATGCGGCGTGAAGATGTAGGCAATGATATTTTGCCTCGGGTAGAACACAAATGTTCTCCCAACCATTCCTAAGACCACCCCACTTTTGCCCATCCCCACTGATCCAATGTGTGGCTGCCTCTTGCTGATGGGTTATTAGTATTAATGttacttcttatttatttatttagctgTTGACCTGTGGTGGCTGTGACGAGAAATGTATACATAaagtatttatatgtatttttttcttactgttgTATGATACATGTTATTATAATGTCTTGTctgggggatgggatgggatgaccTCTCGTCTCCCTTGTAATTctctttgcaacaataaacttcaatcaatcaatcactttcTTTCTGTATGGTTTGTTTTCTTTCACAGATCTTCAGTCACCTGTGAGGCTGTGACATCAGGATCAAGCTCATCGGCGGGCGGCGGGTCATGGCTGGCCCAGGACGAGGAGATTGACTTGGGTTTTACGGCCAGGTGCACGGCAGGGGGCGAGACACTCACTCACCCCGCCCCCAGCACCTGTGTGGCTCCCGGAGAAGAGTGCCTGCGTGTCCTCCTCGGCGGGAGTCATGTTAGGGACCCTCGAGGAAATGGATGAAGATGctcaggagaggaaggaggagaaatacttCCGGCCTGAGATCGTATGTGTCCACTCCCAGGCCACCGGAGACTCGTGCTCCCGCTGCCCCACCGGCGAGGAGAAGCCCGAGCAGCCTGAAACAGTACAAAATGCCGCCTACCCCGTGAACCAAGTGTACCTCCTCCCCCCCGGGACAGCCCCCAGCGAGGCGGGCTCAGAAAGGGACCCGCTGAGCctggacgaaggggaggaggccGTGAGGGGGCGAGAGGAGGCCGTgaaggggcgggaggaggaggccgtgaaggagagggaggacgaTGGAGACGCGTCCCCCAAGaaggccgccgccgctgctgatgCTCCAGACAGTGACATGAACAACAAGAAAAGGTTCATGTTCCACCTGGAGGGGCTGAAGGAGGACAGCGGTGAGTGTTGCGGTGGTGACCCTCGGGGAGACACTATGGTGTTTATACAGAATAACACCCAACTCTCTCCTGAGGTTAACTTCTTCTGTAGACTTAAGACGCTGTCGTTGCTTCGGTAAAATTTTATGAGTGCGCCCGTCTCACCCTGGCAGACGAAGCTATTTTTTGGGGTGTAGTTTTTGGTATGTTTTGAAATAATCTGCCAACTGTATctgttacaattttttttttctaaggaaATCAAAGAGGACGGAGGTGTCTGCATTTAACGGAACCCACCAATATTTCTGCTTGTGGAACACTCGTCCTTTACTGGTTAAattaaaactaacctaacctaacctgtataATCCcccaataactttttttttctaaacaAACGGGGGGGGGGTGCTGGAACACGTGCCCATCATGGTGGCAACCATtcattttaattatatatataagaaaatatctTTCGAACAAATGATTTGCGACGGAAAAGCAACATGGCAGTGTGTTGTATCACTATAAAGAAGTTCGTAAAGCACACACTTGGTGTCTTTCGCTGTGATACAGGCGCCCTTGTAAAATAATACCATTGCTTCTTAGGTCTTTAAATTGCCTTCCATTGTATCCTGCCataattttctcttcatttccaccTTCCAATTATAGCCAGACTCGGCTATGAAGTCTGGTTGGGTGGGGCCTGGCCGTAGCGCTGCCGAATCTTGTTTAATGTATAAAGAATATTttatacacaatttcaaataatACGTGGCTGACACATGAAAGAGTTATATTTTCTTAGTATAATATTTCGGTTTCTTCTCTCTTAATATTATATTTGCATGTAGCTATAATGAACGCTGAGTAAAGTATTTGGTTATGCCAATAAAATGGCTTCAAATGTTATGCCAATATGAATTTGGTAAAATTCATTAATGTAATATATACTGAAAATTAATGATGTAATCCAGAATTATAAACACCCCTATTTTAAAATGGTGCGGGTAGTGAGAGACAATTTGGGCAGGAGGGGGTTAGCACGGCGGTGAGGGGGTGTTGGCAACAAAGGGGTTAAGAAAGAAATTGACATAGACAGGTCGTATCATGCATAATACTGATATAGATGGACTACGAAAGTACCAGAGTGGCAGCCCAGAAATTGTAGAAAGTCCAGGCAGACAAGACCAGGTGGAGCAATGAAGGttgagcatttgccagagcaggatggagttcaCTAAGACATCTTTAGTGGTTCACAGTTAATTTTTAGTTGAAGTCAGGGAAGAAAAGCATCCAGAGAGATACAGGTGGCAGTTGTGATGCCGTcgtgaaggagaggatgaaaagatgaagagaagttgTTTGAGAAATATTTTTGGCTTGGTgccatttcctattttctcagcattatttttgttatcattttcaGGTTTGCTGTACATTGGCTGTGACTGTGACAGAGAAAAAACGAGTCCTTCCCAGGTATGCTAAAAATTTGCttacattaattatttttttcctgtttgcatTTTAAAACTGAGCACCCTCTTAGTCAGCTGATTCCTGGAACCAACTGTTTCACCCATGTAGTGGGTTTGCACAATGAAATTGGTTTAGTGAAGTGTCTCTCAAGAACGTAACCCATTCATGAAGTGAGGTTTGCCTGTATGTATCTTGTAGTGTGCATCGGGTTAGATGTGTGTTGAATCAGCATGTTCAGTTTGGGACCAAAACATCAGTCCCCTGTACTCTATACTCTTATCTGAGAAGCTCtttttaccctccttccctttgtGACAACACACAGAGGGACTACAGAGATGCACACAATAGGTTGTGCTGAGTAGGTGGATCATTATTCTTGTCCTTCACTGAACCTCTTAaaatgttttcctcttttccttagaTAATGGAATGGTTCAACACAGAGTTTCTAAATCTGCACCGTGTGTATGCCATCAGGGAGGAGGAACCGTTCCTGCTGAGGCTGTTCACACGCAACCATGAGAGCAGCAACAAGGGCCACaggaggaaggggggcaggaaggTAGGCCTCCCAAGAGCTTCTTTGACATTCAGTTTAGTGTTAATTGCATCAACTTATGAGTATTATTTTAAGCATATGGTTTTAGGAGGCTtacatttcctcttcattttcttagcTTCTCAGACACTATCACTATTAGCCTGGAAGTGGTATTGTACAATGAAGTGAGGCTATAGTGTTTGTAAAATCAAGAAAAGTTGTTCAATAACCTGTCCCTGCTATTAACCCTTACAGTGTCAACTTTGGGTAAAGAAGTGGGTCATGTCAGGTTGCATTTTTTTTGCTTTAGTTTTATTTGCCTCAAATATCCTCCAGAAAATTACAAATTCGTTGGTGTATATATTGACCTCATGATCACTCAAAGTGTCACTTACTTGCAATATCTTATTTGCAGTATTTTCCCCTATCTCAGAGCTCAAAAAAATGTCACAAAAACAAATGGAAATATATCTTTAGTTTTGTATGCTGTTATTATGCTTCTTTTACACACTTTCTTCATGcacaaaataatatgataaatacaGATCACTCTACGTAGCAAattcatagaaatatatatgggaAAAAACTGAACACAAAATGGATGTTCTGTTGGCAACAGAGGACGGGGCAATGCAGAGTTTATGCTGCCACAAAGCTGAAGTAAACACTGCTGTCTCCAATCACCCGTTCTCATTTCTGATTATTTTGAAGTCTAACATCTATATTCGTTGGCTTTACTCATTATATTTACAAGAAGTAGAACTGCATTATAGATATGGGAATAAAGCACCCACAAAATATGCTTGAAATTTTGCAACAGAATTACACCTACATGAAGTTGCTCAAAAACTATGCAAAGACATGAAAAACATTGTCTTTATGAGTTTCCAGTGTCTTTCTTAATACCCCTGGAGCAATGCAATAAAGATGAAAACATAAGTGACTGCAGCTTAACTATTTAAAAGGGCAAACACTGCACGGGTTAAAGGTTGCTGTCTTTTATCTCTGATTTACAGGTGATGCTGATGGGGAAGGAGGTGTTTGGGGATGTGATGCTTGCCTGCGGCCACTGTGGGTACTGGTCCCAGGAGGGCAGCAATGTCCGCAGACACCTCAAGAATTCTGTGTGCCTGAAGGACAGAGGCTACAGCAGGAAAGAGTTGGAGGGCTTGGACAAGGTAGAGCGACGCAGGTTCCTCAGGAGAGTGGCGTCTGCAAAATGCCGGGCCAAAAAGAGAGCTAAAAGTAATCATATAATGTCATGTGCAGTTTCTTATCCAGTTgagttttgtttttattgattTATGCAACTCTAGATTCAGGAATCCTCATCCTCTGCTGTTACACCCGTACCAATCTCTCATACATGCTTTGAttgctttctccatcccatcctgacacacaaCATGTGCCTCTTCTGCTGCAGTACTTGGGGAAGAGGCTGTAGCAAGGCTGCTGGAGGGCATTCCATCTGCagaaactaccaccaccaccaatggaAACCCATCCTACTCACTTACTGACACTAATGAACCCTATGCAGAGTGCATTGTGGAAATAGAGGAGCAGGGCTCAgcaggagaaagtgaaagagaggagcCAGCTGCCCCAGTCTCTCGCAAGAAGCGGCGTGGGCCAAAGAAGCCAATCCGTTACAGAGCCCTCACCCTCGGGCCagcagtggtggaggaggctgTGCCTAGGGTGTCCTTTGATGTCTACACTATCAGTAGTGATAATGACAGGGTGGCCTGGAAGCCACCAAGCTGCCACAAGGTAGGTTCCCTTAGCTATATGCATACTTCCTCTTTATTTGAGATATCTTACTGGATATGTCTGggaagcagtttttttttttaccatgtgGTCGGGTGGTGAAGTGTTTTGtaatttcttccctcttcctcacctggAGGCTCACCCCGGGGACAGGGTGTGCCGGATAGTGTTCAAAGGGGCGCGCATGAAGAGGCGTTGCCTGGACCTGCCGCTGCCAAAGGTGTTGATCTACCGCAAGCTGGACTGTAAGACTCACCACTGTAACTTCACGCACTTACACCCCAGCGCAAGGGCAGCCTTCCAGAAGGACGACACAGCCAAAGCCTCCATCAATCTCAAGGCATATGGGGGTAAGTGGGGCTCATATATAGGGTTGTAAAATTCCTGGAAATTTTGAACTGGGAACTTTGCATGGGAATTTTTGGGAACTTTGAGGATTGAGAAAAATTTATGTTTGCCTATGGTGCCCTTaggcttttttattttgtttttgaggCTGAGGTTATTGTTGGTTCGTTAGATTTTAGTTTTATGGGGCTGTCAGTGAATGTCATGTATTTGAAAGTTCCCTACAGTTAACCTAACCTATTGGAAATATATACAATTTTTCGTTGCTTAAAACTTTTTAATTAATAATTATAGTGACCAATATTGGTTTGTTTATTGATTCAAATACACAGGTGTGAAAAATTAGAAAATTCTGGAAAGTTTATATTTTTCCATaaactttcccaccctttgcaaGCTTACTCATACTTCCCTGAGTGCTTGTTTAtgcaggatgaagggaaggacatgGCTCATATGAAAGTTACAAATTTTGCTACCTCCTACAAAtccctctttcctatttttaattttttttatgttgttgtgcAATGAGCTGTTCTTTTGTTGCAGGCATTGTGATGACGCACGAGTTCTACCACTACTTTGTGTCTCTGCTTTCCATCAAGAAAATGAAGACGTGTCAAGCAGCCCGCCACCTCACCAACGTCTGGGGAATGATTCTGTCCGAGAGGCTGGGCACCTCCACCATCCCTGAGGACCATCGCACCATCATCACACTTTCCAAGCAGACGGTGAGTTTGCTTTAGTCTTGACTCAACTTCGGGATTAAATTTCTTTTTATACCTTGCACGTATTCTTGGGCCTTCATAGACATGTTTTTTTGTACTTTGATTTATGTATTCACTGTATGGTTAAATATTTATAGTTTTTGGAGGTGTAGGTTGTCAGGGTtcatgtaaaaaatataaacgtAGTACTGACAGTAACAGCAGCATGAGTAAAAGAGTGGTGTGTGTCTTTAGCCAGGCTTTTTGATGTGTACAGAGATGGAAGCACtggggaaatgagaggaagagtgggaaataGATGTGCAAACTTGAATATGAATTAAATACAGCAGAGTCTAGCGGCACGATTATATTAGTTAAGGATGACGAGTTGTGAAATGTATTGGATACGTAAGGTAGAAAGCTCAGAAGGAATCTCAAGAGTGCATGTCTTGaatgttcttttttgttttttaatcTTCCACAGGTGAAGTCTATCTGGAACAAcattgaggaggagagaggatttaGGATACAAGGGTCTCGACGCAGGAAAAAACCTCCACCTGCAGTGCCACCAGCCTCAAAttcaatgcctcctcctcctctgcctgttcctcctccttccactgtcAACCATTACTCATCTGCCGTAAACACTGTGGATGTGTGTGGGGTGGTGCAGCCCTCCTTGGCTCACCCCTGCATGAAGCGCCTCAACAACTACATTCCTATcaagccagcaccaccaccaccaaccacacacccaccaccatcagCCCACACCTTGCCTGGCCCCCACAAGCCCTCcatgatgcctcctcctcctccacctccacaccccTCCCATCACAATGCCATGCAGCAGGCTGCTCCCCACACCCACTGGCTGGGTCAGGCTCCTCAGTATCCCCACAACATGGCACCTTACCCcatggcaccaccaccacctcctgcagCAGAGTATTACACAATGCCAGGCCACTTTGTGACCCAGTACACTCCAGCCACCATGGGCACCTCACCTTAGTGCTGGACTCTTCATGGCTGCTGTGAGCCCATCAGCCTGAAAGTTGTGGTGCTAATACTCAGtatttattagattttttttcttctcagtaTTGCAACTCTGGAATCAGTAGCTCATTGGCATTTCTTAAACTTCTAAATGCGCTTCCTGAATGGATTGCAGAGTAAATGACAGACCCCCAAAATTTCCAGTGGAGGAATAATCTCACCAGACATTTTGCTCTTGATCAGTTCACAAGATCCAGACCAGCTTAGTGGAGGATTCATTCTGAGGACACGTCTGAAACCCCAAGGACAGCAAGCCAAGGGAAGATCAGCCTAACCGAGATTTAATGTGTTGGAGGGGAATGATCTCACGGTTAAGGATAAAGTCTCAAGAATCAGTCAAATAGAAGACACACTCACAGGACCAAAAAGAAAGCAAGCCCAGGGAGGACCAGCCTAAGGAAGGACCACCTTGGCAGAGGAACATGAACTCTTCTTACCCAAGGATAAATTCACAAGGACCAGCCAAGAAGTTGCACATGACCACATTCAGGGGACAAGCCAGCAACCCCAAGAAAGCAAGCCAGAGGAGGACCAGCCTAAGGAAAGACAATCACGACAAAAAAGAGAAACTCATCAGCAGCAATCAAAGGTAATCCCATGACGTTTTTTCCTCTGAATTAAGTTGTACAAACATAGATACAATTAGGGTTTGAGGGTAAGGAATGCTACTCAAAAGCCATAGGAATGGTAGTGTGGGTAACCTCATAGTCGGTATGTATCTCTCTCTTGCCCCTGCTAAAGTATCTTGTGACGATGGCGATAACATAGCCTGAGCTGATGAGTGAAAAATTTACTTCATTATACTTAATACTTCGTTATACACTTGCTTCATTATCATCTGAGCTATAGCTACCCCAGAAATTTCATGATAGGGACAGGCCTGGTTGGGAGGAGCGTATGAGTGGAGGTGATGACATTGATAAGAGTATAGATTAAAGTGACACTGGTGAGCTGTAATTCAGGTGGTTTGAATATGAAGAGAATACTTACTGGCTGGCTAGTTCATGTATATGGTGTATATAGGAGCGTATTCACCATCTATTTCATTATATATTATTTCACTATGTGATGAAGGGCTTTCCCAATGATTTCCCCTTCTCACTCATGTCAGGGTGTATTTATGAGCATGTTTATCATCATCTAGTATTAGTCCACTGCATGTCTGACAAAGGTCTTTTCCagtgttttctctttctcactgatGTTAGCATACTCCAGTCTGctctggcaaaggttctaattcttttcctcttctcttctgttctcttttttctctctctctcttttttttttctctctctctctctctctctctctctctctctctctctctctctctctctctctctctctctctctctctctctctctcttttttttgcccCCTTCACACAAGTCTTTTAGTGACAGCCACCATgtccagtctctctctttctgaccTTTCACACATCTCTAGCATCCATCCATTTTTACATGAACATTCCGGTCAGCTGCTCtcaaagggaaggaatggagtcTCAAAGATGCCAGGTGACCATTCCAACTATCATTCTGAGATCAAGTAGTCCTGCATGATGGGATATGGAGAGTAGGAAAGCATGTCCCATTGTCAAGGATATGGAGAGTAGGAAAGCATGTCCCATTGTCAAGGATATGGAGAGTAGGAAAGCACGTCCCATTGTCAAGATGGTCACAGGGCCTTCTTGTGTCGGCTCCTTACCTTTGTGAGAAATTGGGTcactgatgatgatgttgatattaCATTTGAAGACAGTCAGGGGATTGTAGACATAGAGAAACACAGAGTACAAACAAAATATTTAATTCAATTCTGTACAAATGCTGTGGATTGTTAGCAGTGATTATCctcttaagaaaaaaagtatCAGTATGATACAATTTGGTTTACAGCTGACAAGTGAAGTGCAAGGGTTTTGTCTGGCTTTATAGATTGACTCTTCATTTGTGCAAACTCAGATTGCATTGAGTGGTGGTGTAAAGGATTTGAAATCTATATATATCGTACCACTGTGATAAAAGATACATTATTATGTCAACTCTAATGGACCAACATATTTTTACCTCTTAAAAGATGGCCTTGATTGCAGGGTGGTCTTGAGAGTATTTTAATTAACATTAGAGGAAAAATATGACATTCTCTGTAGAGGTTGTTGGTCCTAAAATCATTATTATGAGTATTGCACAGCCTGTGATGGAAGGCTGCGTTGATCCTCCTTGGGGACAGAAGCCGCAGTGCCCACTCACATTAACCTCAGAGTCGTGGACCCACATTCATTGATCCCTGGGACCGTTGCAGCTTCTGTTGCCCCCAAGGTAACGGTGGTGTGCATCACCACAAAGATGTTCTACCATGACTCAACAACACCAGTATTTAATGAAAGCAGAGTCAGTCAAATAATTTAAGGACAAGACAAATAACCTAAACAATACTGTGAGGATGAAAAGGAGCAGCATGAATGCCAGCTCCACAAATACATTGTAGAGAGCCACCCAAAAGTTGAACATGAGCTTTAGAAGCTCTTTTTTTAAATAACTTTTAAGACTTAAGAATGGAACTGTCATGTTTAAAGCCTCAGGGCTGTGACACTTTACTGAGCCCAGCCTGGTGCAAGCTGAGGCTCTCACCAAGCTTAGGCGGCTCTCGGCTgctataaaataacaaaattgaaCGACACAAACTTATACAAGAGTAATACACCAATATTATTCCATTCTATAAAAAAGGATGCAATATGTAAAATAAATAGTAGATACATTAAACATCAGTGACCTAGAATCATTAACACCTCTGCTCGAGACCTGAATGACTGGCTGGATACTGTCGGGAGATCCGTGGTTAACAATGCCATAATCTTACATGAATGAATCATCGCTTCCGCTCCAAGGTGTTGGTGAGCAAGGAAGCGCAGCAATGCCTGTTGTCTAGAATCACTGGCCAGCAGAGTTACCGTGCCGTAAAACATCATCACTTCGTAACCACTAAAATCAACCTCAGAGCGCGTCTCTCATGCACACCCTGCCATGCATCCCGCTAGCCTGAGCACACACCAGTCATCCCTCTATATATTCCTCCATCATTGTATAAAAattaggacctatacttttcaacatgaaaatatacaaatatattaaAAATTAAATGACACCTATCACTTTTTTCAGAATGCGACTAGTATTTGAAGAGTTCCCCagaatttcccttccctcccttgaaaCTGTTCCCACCCAATCACCCACAGCTAACCCTACAATTCCTGCTTCTCTTACAAGACTTCTTTTCAATGCCAACCTAACAAAGTCCCCGTCTGTTCTCCTTTTTACCATGCTATTTTTTTGTCATCTGCACGCCCTCCTAAATCATCAGTCATTTAAACGCCAGCTCATTAATATCCAATAAGACCTTTTCACTCAATTCACTAAATCACAAAGTAAGGAACTGGTCAAAATATTTTAGAAAGGAAAAATTTTGATAGTGTTTTATGAAATAAGTTAGCTATTTAACCTTGGCAGTGCAGAATGTTTGCTTTCTCAAGTAAAACACAGTTAGTTTTGACAACTTTTAAAGTTCCAAAATAAAGAATGATCATTATATAATGATAAAGTTTAAAATGAATGTGAGAATGATTCTTCTCCATTCCCATGCAAGCACTTCAACAATATCTGTTGCCCTACAATGGCTTCCGTGTTCTCGTCATCGTCACAAAAGTATCTCATTCAGATATGAAGCCACAATGAATAATGAAGATGATATGACTATGTGAATGACAGGACTTCTTTGCCCTTTATGGGATGAAGATGAATACATGTGAATGTTGGGCCTAGATGAAGGGAAGAACCTTCTGTCTCTCAGAGTCCAAGAAGAGTGTCTTCAATATCTAGTTCTATAATCTGAAGAAAGCAATGGATAATGCTTTgatgacagacagaaaaaaactgATCAGGGATTGCTTAATACTTGAGTTTGTTGGGGTTTCTTAATGGCGACTGTTTGGACTCTGAGAGACGTTCTTCCTTCCACCATCAGCAATTAATGGCCACCTCAGCTACTCAGGATCACTTTTAACATGTCAAAGGTCTGATTTTGGATGGTGACAACTGGCATTTTGTTAATAGGTATGTGATAATACTGTTGGTTGAGGGGGAAGAGAGCCAGATACAAGGACTGGCCATGTCCTGTGTACTATACTCTAGGAACTAAACTGAGGACCAACAGCTACTCTTAGTAATGTGAAGAACACCAAATAGCCTCCTAGACTCCTACATTCTGTGTGATTTGGCATCAGAGAATGTGTGAACAAAGACTATCATGCAACTGCACAAGACAACAGTTGAAGCCTACATGAAGCACCTTTATACTTATGCCAGCATAATGTCACAATACTGCTTCTAGACTTATTAGAGTCTGAAACTTTTGGATCTAATGTGTGCTAGAATGCGACAGTGACGGGAGAAAGCTGAGGCAGCAACCGGTGGCCAAGATTGGTCATGATTGTAGCACTAGGGCCGCCTCTCACCCTTGCCACACCCTGCACCCTCCTGCCCTGGCTTTTGCCAACACTTGGATAATGTAAATGATGTTCACCAACCATTTGTCTGCAATGCTTAACTATTGCCTCTGGGATGccagtgggggaggggaggatggagcCCCTGGGGGAGAG
This sequence is a window from Eriocheir sinensis breed Jianghai 21 chromosome 40, ASM2467909v1, whole genome shotgun sequence. Protein-coding genes within it:
- the LOC127009159 gene encoding uncharacterized protein LOC127009159, translating into MLGTLEEMDEDAQERKEEKYFRPEIVCVHSQATGDSCSRCPTGEEKPEQPETVQNAAYPVNQVYLLPPGTAPSEAGSERDPLSLDEGEEAVRGREEAVKGREEEAVKEREDDGDASPKKAAAAADAPDSDMNNKKRFMFHLEGLKEDSGLLYIGCDCDREKTSPSQIMEWFNTEFLNLHRVYAIREEEPFLLRLFTRNHESSNKGHRRKGGRKVMLMGKEVFGDVMLACGHCGYWSQEGSNVRRHLKNSVCLKDRGYSRKELEGLDKVERRRFLRRVASAKCRAKKRAKILGEEAVARLLEGIPSAETTTTTNGNPSYSLTDTNEPYAECIVEIEEQGSAGESEREEPAAPVSRKKRRGPKKPIRYRALTLGPAVVEEAVPRVSFDVYTISSDNDRVAWKPPSCHKAHPGDRVCRIVFKGARMKRRCLDLPLPKVLIYRKLDCKTHHCNFTHLHPSARAAFQKDDTAKASINLKAYGGIVMTHEFYHYFVSLLSIKKMKTCQAARHLTNVWGMILSERLGTSTIPEDHRTIITLSKQTVKSIWNNIEEERGFRIQGSRRRKKPPPAVPPASNSMPPPPLPVPPPSTVNHYSSAVNTVDVCGVVQPSLAHPCMKRLNNYIPIKPAPPPPTTHPPPSAHTLPGPHKPSMMPPPPPPPHPSHHNAMQQAAPHTHWLGQAPQYPHNMAPYPMAPPPPPAAEYYTMPGHFVTQYTPATMGTSP